In Flammeovirgaceae bacterium, the sequence CCGATAGCAGCTTGCAGTTAACGTACCTTAGTCCGGATGGCGAAGAAGGGTACCCGGGTAACGTAAATGTTAAGGTAATTCTGACCGTCACATCAAAAGACGAACTTATACTTGATTACACCGCCACAACCGATAAACCAACTCCCGTTAACCTCACCAGTCATTCGTATTTTAACCTGTCGGCCGGGAAGTCGCCCACGATACTTGATCATGAGTTGATTATCCGCTCAGAAAAATTAACGGCCGTCAACAACGAACTTATACCGACCGGAAAATTTGACGAGACCTTGCGCACACCATTTGATTTTATAGAACCTAAACGAATCGGTGAAGAAATTAATCAGGTAGCGGGCGGTTACGATCATAATTACGTGATCCTGCCTTCTGAAAAATCTCCTGCCAGGGCTGCAGAATTATATGATCCACAAAGCGGCCGCACACTTACTATATTCACTACCGAGCCGGGCATCCAATTTTACTCCGGTAATTTTCTTAACGGAACCTTAACCGGCAGGGGAGGTCAGGTATATCAAAAACATGCCGGCCTGTGCCTGGAGCCCCAGCACTTTCCTGATTCGCCCA encodes:
- a CDS encoding galactose mutarotase, translating into MKSLIGISSLAILASIVITCQSGKQEKSKNITESTYGMIGNNEVKQFTIRNTTGMIVKVLNYGGTITDIIVPDRNGNPGNVVLGFDNLEGYLRSENPYFGCLVGRYANRIANAQFSLNGQTYKLSANNNGHSLHGGEKGFNKVLWNADILSDSSLQLTYLSPDGEEGYPGNVNVKVILTVTSKDELILDYTATTDKPTPVNLTSHSYFNLSAGKSPTILDHELIIRSEKLTAVNNELIPTGKFDETLRTPFDFIEPKRIGEEINQVAGGYDHNYVILPSEKSPARAAELYDPQSGRTLTIFTTEPGIQFYSGNFLNGTLTGRGGQVYQKHAGLCLEPQHFPDSPNQPAFPNTVLQSGEMYRQTSIYRFSVR